The DNA region CTTCGAGCACGTCCTCGATCATCTCGCCGATCCGCGTCGCGCGGCGGCCTTCGTCCTCGTCGCGGTCGTATTCCCTGGATATCGAGATGGTGTCGAGGGCGCGGCCGTCGGTGGTGGTGTAGATCTGGGCGTCGACGATGTTGGCGCCGGCCGAGGCACAGGCGCCGGCGATGATCGACAGCAGCCAGGGATGGTCCATCGCCAGGATCGTCAGCTCGGTGACGCCGCGCAGCTCGTCGAAGCCGACATTGATCGCGAGCTTGTGGCCGGCCTGCTCGCTGGCGCGGATGAAGCGCGCCTGGCGGATTTTTCGCGGCAGCTCGACCTTGAGCCAATAGGCCGGATAGTGCCGGCCGATATAGGCGTTGAGCTCGGTTTCCGGCCATTCGGTGAAGGCCTGGCGGAATTCGGCCTGCGCCACCGCGATGCGTTGCGCGCGGTTGACCTCCGAGAAGCCGCCGGTCAGCACCGGCTCGGTCTCGTAATACAGCGTGCGCATCAGCTGCGCCTTCCAGCCGTTCCACACGCCCGGGCCGACGCCTCGGATGTCGGCGGTGGTCAGGATGGTCAAGAGCTTCATCTGCTCGACCGATTGCACCACGGCGGCAAAATTCTCGATCGTCTTGCGGTCCGACAGATCGCGCGATTGCGCCACCGTCGACATCACCAGATGCTCCTCGATCAGCCATGCCACCAGCTCGGTGTCGGCATGGGAAAAGCCGAGCCGCGGGCACAGCCGCCGCGCCACCTTGGCGCCGGCGATCGAGTGATCCTCGGGCCGCCCCTTGGCGATGTCGTGCAGCAGCGTCGCGACATAGATCACCGGGCGATGCTCCGGGCGGATCTTGCGGAACAGGTCGCTGGCAACCGTGAACTCCTCGTTGCCGCCGCGCTGGATGTCCTGCAGGAAGCCGATGCAGCGGATCAGGTGCTCGTCCACCGTGTAGTGATGATACATGTTGAACTGCATCATCGACACGATCTTGCCGAAGGCACGGATGAAGTGGCCGAGCACGCCGGTCTCGTTCATCCGCCGCAGCACGGTCTCCGCGTTGTCGGAGGTCAGGATCTCCATGAACAGGCGGTTGGCGTCCTCGTTCTCGCGCAGTGCCGTGTTGATCAGCTTCAGCGAGCGCGTCACCGTGCGCATCGCGTCGGGATGGAAGGCGAGGTTGTTCTGCTGCGCGAGGCGGAAGATCCGGATCAGATTGACCGGATCGTGCTTGAAGACGTCGGGCGCGGCGAGGTTGATGCGGTTGTTGTCGACGATGAAGTCGTCGCTGCCGGGCACCCGCCGCCGCTTGGCGGCCGGCCGGAACCGGGCCACCATCCGGCTCAGCACCGGCGCCGGCTTGTTGTGCTCCTCTTCCAGCCTGGCGCACAGGATCGCGGTGAGGTCGCCGACGTCCTTGGCGATCAGGAAGTAGTGCTTCATGAAGCGCTCGACATCCTGCATCCCGGGATGCGAGGTGTAGCCGAGCCGAACGGCGATCTCGCGCTGCATGTCGAACGACAGCCGCTCCTCGGCGCGGCCGGCGAAGAAGTGCAGATTGCAGCGCACCGACCACAGGAAGTCGGCGCAGCGGCGGAACGTGCGGTACTCCTGGGCGTCGAACACGCCGCGCTCCAGCAGCTCGTCGGTCTCGCGCACGCGGTAGACATATTTGGCGATCCAGAACAGCGTGTGCAGGTCGCGCAAGCCGCCCTTGCCGTCCTTCACATTGGGCTCGACCAGATAGCGTGACTGGCCGGCACGGCGGTGCCGCTCCTCGCGCTCGGCGAGTTTGGCGGTGACGAATTCCGATGCGGTGCCCTGCACCACCTCCTTATCGAAGCGCTCGACCAATTCGTCATAGAGCGGCTGGTCGCCGGTCAGGAAGCGCGTCTCCAGGATCGCGGTGCGGATCGTCATGTCGCCGCGGGCCTGGCGGATCGATTCGTCGACCGAGCGGGTGGCGTGGCCGACCTTCAGCCCCATGTCCCACAGGCAATAGAGGATCGCTTCGGCGACCTGCTCGCCCCAGGCGGTCTGCTTGTAGGGCAGGATGAACAAGAGATCGATGTCGGATTCCGGCGCCATCAGCCCGCGGCCATAGCCGCCGGTCGCGACCACGGCCATCCGCTCGGCGCCCGAGGGGATCGGCGAATGGTAGAGATGCCTGGTCGCGGCCGCATAGAGGATGCGGATGATCTCGTCCTGCACGAAGCAGAGCCGCTCGGCGCAGCGGCGACCGTGACGGTCCTTGAGCAGCACGGCCTGTGCCGTGGCGCGGGCTGCGATCAGCTCGGCCTTGAGCAGCTGCGCCATCGCGGCGCGGAACTGGTCCTCGCGGCCGGCATGCTTCTCGGCGAGCGCATTGACTGCCGCGGTGATCCGCGCGGTCTCGAAACGATCATCCGCGTCGGGGCGGTCCTCGGCCACAATGCTGTCCATGCGTCTTTCCGATATCGGACGGCGCCTTTGCTGTCACTGACCAAAGTATGAGGACAGCAGATCCATGCTGTTTACTCGGACCTTTGGGCAAGATCGTTCTCGCGCCGCCTCGCAAAACGTAGAGATTTTCTGGTTGACCGCAAGTCTAACTCATTGAATTAAAAGATTGTTTCTTAAGCACTTCAAGGAGATCGACGAATGCAGAAATTTTCCCGGCGCGCCGTCGCAGCGCTGTTCGCGGTCTCGATGGTGCTGCCCGGCGCGGCGTTCGCCGCCGACGCGGTCAAGGAGATCCGGATCGACTGGGCGACCTACAATCCGGTGTCGCTGCTGCTCAAGCAGAAGGGCCTGCTGGAGAAGGAATTCGCCAAGGACGGCATCAGCATCGTCTGGGTGCAGTCGGCCGGCTCCAACAAGGCGCTCGAGTTCCTCAATGCCGGCTCGATCGATTTCGGTTCGACCGCGGGCTCGGCCGCGCTGGTCGCGAAGATCAACGGCAACCCGATCAAGTCGATCTACGTCTATTCGCGCCCCGAATGGACCGCGCTGGTGACGGCCAAGGATTCCAAGATCGCCTCGGTCGCCGACCTCAAGGGCAAGCGCGTCGCGGTGACCCGCGGCACCGATCCGCACATCTTCCTGGTCCGCGCGCTACTCGGCGCCGGCCTCACCGAAAAGGACATCACCCCGGTGCTGTTGCAGCATGCCGACGGCAAGACTGCGCTGATCCGCGGCGACGTCGACGCCTGGGCCGGCCTCGACCCGATGATGGCGCAGGCCGAGATCGAGGACGGCGCCAAACTGTTCTACCGCAAGCCGGACGCCAACACCTGGGGCATCCTCAATGTGCGCGAAGAGTTCTTGAAGGACCATCCCGACATCGTCCGCCGCGTGCTCGCCACGTACGAGGAGGCGCGGAAATATTCGCTGGCGAATTACGACGAGCTGAAGAAGACCTTCCTTGCGGTGACCAAGCTGCCGGACGCCGTGGTCGACAAGCAGCTCAAGGAGCGCACCGAACTGACCCACAGCCGGATCGGCGCCCCCCAGCGCGAGTCGATCCTCGCCGCCGGGCTTGCGCTCCAGCAGGCCGGCGTGATCGACGCCAAGACCGACGTGAAGGCGGCGGTGGACAGCCTGATCGACGATCAGGTCCCGCTGCCGGCGAACTAGCTCCGCTCCACCTTCTCCCACAAGGGGAGAAGGGAAGAAGGCGCCGGGACGACGTGGGATAGAGTCACGTAGCCCCACCTTGCAATCCCGCTGGAAGAATAGTTCTTGCTATGGCCATGACCGTTGACCTGCCTGCGCTGGAACAAACGGCCGCGTCGGCTGCGACGTCGGCGCGGTGGGTTCGCTATGCGCGGCTGGCGCTCGGGCTGCTGCTGCCCCTGGCGCTGGCGGTAGGCTGGGAGCTCGTCGTCGCTCTCGGCTACTCCAACGGCCGCCTGGTCCCGCCGCCTTCAAAAGTGTTCGCGACCATCGTCGAGCTGGCGCGCAGCGGCGAACTGACCCGGCACATCCTTGCGACGCTGTGGCGGGTCGGCGCCGGCTTCGCGCTCGGCGTCGTCGCCGGCACCATCCTCGGCGCGATCTCCGGCTACTGGAGCCTGGCGCGCCGGCTGCTTGATCCAACGGTTCAAGCGTTGCGCGCGATCCCCTCGATCGCCTGGGTGCCGCTGTTCATCCTGTGGCTCGGCATCTTCGAGACCTCGAAGATCGCGCTGATCGCGGTCGGCGTGTTCTTCCCGGTCTATCTCGGCGTGATGGGCGCGATAGCATCGGTCGATCGCAAGATCGTCGAGGTCGGCCGCGTCTTCCGCCTGTCGGGCTTTGCGATGATCCGCCGCATCCTCTTGCCCGCGGTGTTGCCGGCCTATGTGGTGTCGCTGCGGGTCGGGCTCGGCCTGGGCTGGATGTTCGTGGTCGCCGCCGAATTCATGGGGGCGTCCGAAGGGCTCGGTTATCTCCTGACCGACGGCCAGCAGCTCGGCAAGCCGGCGCAGATCCTGGCGGCGATCGTGATCTTCGCGATCCTCGGCAAGACCACCGACTGGCTGATCGAGATCGCGACCGCGCCGCTGCTGCGCTGGCAGGACGCGTTCGCACGGGGAGCGGCGTGATGCTGGCGCTCAAAGAGGTCAGCAAGACCTATCCCAACGGGGTCCACGCGCTGGAGCGCTTCTCGGCCGAGATCCCGCCGGGCGAGATCGTCGCGATCATCGGCGGCTCCGGCTGCGGCAAGTCGACGCTGCTGCGCGCCATTGCCGGGCTCGACCGTGCGACCACGGGCAGCGTGACGCTCGACAACGCCGTCATCACCTCGCCGCATGCCAAGATCGGCATCATCTTCCAGGAGCCGCGGCTGCTGCCCTGGCTCAGCGTCGCCGGCAATATCGGCTTCGGCCTCGCGGACCTTGCGGCCGACGTCAGGCGCGCGCGGATCGCAGCCGCGCTGGCCCGCGTCGGCCTCGCCGACAAGGCCAATGCCTGGCCGCGCGAGCTCTCCGGCGGGCAGGCGCAGCGGGTCGCAATCGCCCGCGCGCTGGTGCCGCAGCCGGAGGTGCTGTTGCTCGACGAGCCCTTCTCCGCGCTCGACGCCTTCACAAGGCGCGATTTGCAGGATCATCTGCTCGATCTCTGGAACGATACGAGGCCGACCCTGATCCTGGTCACCCATGACGTCGACGAGGCCGTGGTCCTGGCCGATCGCGTGCTGGTGATGCGGCCGCGGCCGGGCCGGCTGTTTCAGGAGATCACCATCAATCTGGCGCGGCCGCGCGACCGCAAGTCCGAGCTGTTCGACAATTTCAAGCGCCGCGTGCTGACCGCGCTCGACCGCTCGCTGGACCGCAAGGTGCGCGAGGCCGCCGACAAATCCAATGCCGGCGAGGCGATGTGGTGGTGACATCGGCGCCGTAACGGCTTACATCGGCAGAAACAACAACGCCGGGAGCACGACCATGGACGCCACCGAACTCCGCGCAATGCAGGCCCCGATCAAGGAGCGCTACAAGAGCGATCCGCAGTCCGCCGTGATCACGCTGAAGGCCAAGGGCTCCACCGACAGCGACAGCATCTCCTGCAAGGTCGAGACCGGCCGCGCGCTGGCGATCGCCGGCCTGCATCCCGCCACCGGCGGCTCCGGGCTGGAGCTGTGCTCCGGCGACATGCTGCTGGAAGCGCTGGTCGCCTGCGCCGGCGTCACGCTGAAATCGGTTGCGACCGCGATCGAGGTGCCGCTCAAGCGCGGCGACGTCTTCGCCGAGGGCGATCTCGATTTCCGCGGCACGCTCGGCGTCGACAAGGAGACCCCGGTCGGCTTCCGCGAAATCCGCCTCCGCTTCGAAATCGGCACCGACGCGCCGCAGGACAAGCTCGATCTCCTGCTCAAGCTCACCGAACGTTATTGCGTGGTCTACCAGACCATCAAGAACGGGCCGAAGGTCTCGGTCACGATGGCGCGGGTCTAGCCCGTCGTCCCGGCCTAGTGCGCAATTGCGCACGGGAGCCGGGACCCATACGCCAAGTCCCTCGTTTCCAGCCGCGCCGTCCGACGGCTTTCGTTCCCGACGAATAGTCGTGGTTATGGGTCCCGGCCTTCGCCGGGACGACGCTGAATGTCCCTCGATCTCCATTTCATCCTCGCCATCATCCTGCGCATGGCCGTTGCGGCGGCCTTCGTGGTCAGCGCGTCCATCATCACGGAGCGCTCGGGGCCGGTGATCGGCGCGCTGATCGCCACGCTGCCGATCTCGGCCGGGCCGTCCTACACCTTCCTCGCGCTCGACCATGACGCCGCCTTCGTCGCCGCGGGCGCGCTGTCGAGCCTGCCGGTCAACGCGGCCACGATCCTGATGGGCCTCGTCTACGCCGTGCTGGCGCAGCGCCGCAGCATGTGGATCTCCGCAGGCAGCGCGATCGCGGTGTGGCTGGTGCTCGCCACCATCATCCGCCAGTTCGAGTGGACGCTGGCCGGCGGGCTGATCCTCAACGCCGTCAGCTTTGCGATCTGCATTCCACTGCTCAAGCCCTATCGCCACGTCGCGAAGATGCCGCTGATCGCGCGGCGCTGGTACGACATCCCGCTGCGCGCCGCGCTGGTCGCCTCGCTGGTCGGCACCGTGGTCACGACCTCCGGCTGGGTCGGCCCGCGCGTCACCGGGGTGATGGCGCTGTTTCCGATCGTGTTCTCCTCGATGATGCTGATCCTGCATCCGCGCATCGGCGGCCCCGCCACCGCCGCCGTGCTCGCCAACAGCGCCTGGGGCCTGCTCGGCTTCGGCCTCGGTGTCGCGGTGATGCATGTCGGTGTGCTGCAATTCGGCTCGGCGATCGGGCTCAGCCTCGCGCTCGCCACCTGTATCGTGTGGAACCTGACGCTATGGTGGAGCGGACGAAGGCGGGCGGCGCGTTCGCAGGTCTGACGGAACGCATGCGGCGTTTCCATCGGACCGGAAATAGCTCTAGGTTGAGGTTGGGACAGAACCGGGGCGCGCAGTGGAGGGATTGTACAAGGTCGAGTACGACATCAACGACGGTTCGGGCCGCAGCGTGCTGTACGCCCAAGCCGGCAAGATGCTTGGCGGCAATACCGCATTCGCGCATTTCGGCACCTACCAGGACGTGGATGGCGAAATCATCGCCCGGCTCAGGACCCGGCGGCACAGCGCATCGCCGCACCCGAGAACGCTGACCAGTTCCGATCAGGTGACCCTCAGCATCCGCGGCCGGCCCGACGGCGATGTCTATCGCTTCGCGGGCGAGGTGGTGGAAGACGCGGGATCGGTGTTTCGCGCGGTCATGACGCCGCTCGGCAACGAAGACGGTCCGCCGCCCGGCGCGGTCGGCGACGGCGGCATTGTCAGCGGGCTCTATTCGATCAACATCCGGATGCTGGACGGCCTGTCCGGCGGACATACCGGCGTGATGCTGCTGCACGACGGCCGCATCCTCGGCGGCGACGCCTTCTTCTATTACCTCGGCGCCTACAGCTCGGCGAATGGCCGCTGGAAGGGCGAGTTCGTCAATCAGGAACACACGCCGGCCAAAAGCGAGCATCCGCTGTTCGGCGGCCACGAGGTCGGCATCGGCTTTTCCGGCCGCTGCGATCTCGACGGTGCCGAGATCGAGGCCATCGCGCTCGCCGGCAAACGCAGCATCCGCCTCGCCGCGAATCTGAAGCTGATCCAGCCGTTCGACGGCGCGGGCTGATCTTGGGATGGAGCATCGTAGGATGGGTGGAGCGCAGCGATACCCATCATCTTGTCAGCCGGCTGGGGATTGATGGGTATCGCTGCGCTCCACCCATCCTACGGCACTGTCTATGTCTTCGGCAGCTTTGCCCGCAGCGCATACAGTGCCTCCAGCGCCTCGCGCGGCGACATCTCGTCGGGATGCAGTGCCTTCAGCGCTTCGATCAGGAGCTCCGCCTCGCTCGGCGGCTTGTCCTCGGCGGCGGCGCGGGAGGGGACGGCGAACAGCGGGAGGTCGTCGACCAGCGCGCGCGCGGTCTGGCCGCGGTCCTGGGCTTCCAGTTTCGCCAGCACCGATTTGGCCCGCGCGATCACCGCGGGCGGCAATCCCGCCAGCTTGGCGACCTGGATGCCGTAGGAGCGGTCGGCGGAGCCGGGCAGCACCTCGTGCAGGAACACGACGTCGCCCTGCCACTCCTTGACCCGCACCGTCGCGTTGAACATTCGCGGCAGCTTGGCCGAGAGCGCGGTCAGTTCATGATAGTGGGTGGCAAAAAGGGTGCGGCAGCGGTTGCTCTCGTGCAGGTGCTCGATCGCGGCCCAGGCGATCGAGAGGCCGTCGAAGGTCGCGGTGCCGCGGCCGATCTCGTCGAGGATCACCAGCGAGCGTTCGCTGGCCTGATTGAGGATCACGGCGGTCTCGACCATCTCGACCATGAAGGTCGAGCGTCCGCGCGCCAGATCATCCGCCGCGCCGACCCGCGAGAACAGCCGGTCGACGATGCCGAGCCGCGCCCGCGACGCCGGCACGTAGGAGCCGATCTGTGCCAGCAGCGCGATCAGCGCGTTCTGCCGCAGGAAGGTCGATTTGCCCGCCATGTTCGGACCGGTGATCAGCCAGAGCTGGCCCGACTTTTGGGCCGGCGCAGGGGAAAGATCGCAGGCATTGGCGATGAACGGCTGGCCGTCGCGCTTCAGCGCCTGCTCGACCACCGGATGGCGGCCGCCCTCGATGGCAAAGCCGAGCGAGCCGTCGACCTCGGGCCGCACGTAATTGTCGTCGATCGCAAGCTTCGCCAGCGCGGTCGCGACGTCGAGC from Bradyrhizobium genosp. L includes:
- a CDS encoding [protein-PII] uridylyltransferase gives rise to the protein MDSIVAEDRPDADDRFETARITAAVNALAEKHAGREDQFRAAMAQLLKAELIAARATAQAVLLKDRHGRRCAERLCFVQDEIIRILYAAATRHLYHSPIPSGAERMAVVATGGYGRGLMAPESDIDLLFILPYKQTAWGEQVAEAILYCLWDMGLKVGHATRSVDESIRQARGDMTIRTAILETRFLTGDQPLYDELVERFDKEVVQGTASEFVTAKLAEREERHRRAGQSRYLVEPNVKDGKGGLRDLHTLFWIAKYVYRVRETDELLERGVFDAQEYRTFRRCADFLWSVRCNLHFFAGRAEERLSFDMQREIAVRLGYTSHPGMQDVERFMKHYFLIAKDVGDLTAILCARLEEEHNKPAPVLSRMVARFRPAAKRRRVPGSDDFIVDNNRINLAAPDVFKHDPVNLIRIFRLAQQNNLAFHPDAMRTVTRSLKLINTALRENEDANRLFMEILTSDNAETVLRRMNETGVLGHFIRAFGKIVSMMQFNMYHHYTVDEHLIRCIGFLQDIQRGGNEEFTVASDLFRKIRPEHRPVIYVATLLHDIAKGRPEDHSIAGAKVARRLCPRLGFSHADTELVAWLIEEHLVMSTVAQSRDLSDRKTIENFAAVVQSVEQMKLLTILTTADIRGVGPGVWNGWKAQLMRTLYYETEPVLTGGFSEVNRAQRIAVAQAEFRQAFTEWPETELNAYIGRHYPAYWLKVELPRKIRQARFIRASEQAGHKLAINVGFDELRGVTELTILAMDHPWLLSIIAGACASAGANIVDAQIYTTTDGRALDTISISREYDRDEDEGRRATRIGEMIEDVLEGKLRLPEAVAKRTVRSKARPFIVEPEVSINNAWSDRYTVIEVSGLDRPGLLYQLTTAISKLNLNIASAHVATFGERARDVFYVTDLLGAQITAPTRQAAIKSALLHLLSSEDNAQKPAA
- a CDS encoding aliphatic sulfonate ABC transporter substrate-binding protein, whose protein sequence is MQKFSRRAVAALFAVSMVLPGAAFAADAVKEIRIDWATYNPVSLLLKQKGLLEKEFAKDGISIVWVQSAGSNKALEFLNAGSIDFGSTAGSAALVAKINGNPIKSIYVYSRPEWTALVTAKDSKIASVADLKGKRVAVTRGTDPHIFLVRALLGAGLTEKDITPVLLQHADGKTALIRGDVDAWAGLDPMMAQAEIEDGAKLFYRKPDANTWGILNVREEFLKDHPDIVRRVLATYEEARKYSLANYDELKKTFLAVTKLPDAVVDKQLKERTELTHSRIGAPQRESILAAGLALQQAGVIDAKTDVKAAVDSLIDDQVPLPAN
- a CDS encoding ABC transporter permease is translated as MTVDLPALEQTAASAATSARWVRYARLALGLLLPLALAVGWELVVALGYSNGRLVPPPSKVFATIVELARSGELTRHILATLWRVGAGFALGVVAGTILGAISGYWSLARRLLDPTVQALRAIPSIAWVPLFILWLGIFETSKIALIAVGVFFPVYLGVMGAIASVDRKIVEVGRVFRLSGFAMIRRILLPAVLPAYVVSLRVGLGLGWMFVVAAEFMGASEGLGYLLTDGQQLGKPAQILAAIVIFAILGKTTDWLIEIATAPLLRWQDAFARGAA
- a CDS encoding ABC transporter ATP-binding protein; amino-acid sequence: MLALKEVSKTYPNGVHALERFSAEIPPGEIVAIIGGSGCGKSTLLRAIAGLDRATTGSVTLDNAVITSPHAKIGIIFQEPRLLPWLSVAGNIGFGLADLAADVRRARIAAALARVGLADKANAWPRELSGGQAQRVAIARALVPQPEVLLLDEPFSALDAFTRRDLQDHLLDLWNDTRPTLILVTHDVDEAVVLADRVLVMRPRPGRLFQEITINLARPRDRKSELFDNFKRRVLTALDRSLDRKVREAADKSNAGEAMWW
- a CDS encoding OsmC family protein: MDATELRAMQAPIKERYKSDPQSAVITLKAKGSTDSDSISCKVETGRALAIAGLHPATGGSGLELCSGDMLLEALVACAGVTLKSVATAIEVPLKRGDVFAEGDLDFRGTLGVDKETPVGFREIRLRFEIGTDAPQDKLDLLLKLTERYCVVYQTIKNGPKVSVTMARV